CCAAGTTATACTAACCGGTTGGAAATAACACTGGTTAAGCTACAATCAAGGAAAAGGGAATAAAATGGGCCCAGTATTGGACGGCCTAATACTTAAAATCTTGTTGGGATAGTCATATGTAATTGTGCCATGAGTACACAAAGAGGCCCCAAGGAAGCCGTCCGTAGAACATTCAGGCGTTTTCGAGTAAGTTCAGACACAAATGTCAACAAGTCGTAGATTAACACACTCGGTGTCGAACTTGTCCTTTGCCTCTCACAACATTCCCTGCAGCTTCACGACACCACCGGGAAGTCTCTCGACTAACTAATGCGATGATTAACGGTTGTAGTTGCCTCCCGGTTTCAAGAGCGGGGATGCGTTTCCTGACGTCAAGCTAGACTTATTCACGCCGGTCGACACCGGAGGGTGCGGTTGATAAGACGCAATGAAGCCGATAACACTGGTGGGGTCGTCGCTCCGAGTCGGAAGAGGGAAAGAGAGATAAGAAGTGCGCAAAGGGAGACGTGCTTAGGCAAAACATTCTCAGAATGAGCCGGAAATGAGTTGAGTCACGCTTTAAATTACGGGGCTCGGAGACGACGGGCGGTGATCTAATGCAACGGTTCGCTACCGACGAGCGATTTCTCAGTTATTACATACATTCACGGCGCAGGCATTGGCTCCCGCGTGCGAATGCGAGGGAAAAGGCAGCGTTTTCTTCGCGACACCGGCGTTCCAACTCGCACAACGGGTTCGATCGAGAAATGACGCGGAGTGCCGGAGAGTGGGGCAATCCGATCCCGCTATGCGTGTCGCTCGGAATCTCCGTGCAGGCGAGAAGAAGTAAAAAATGCGGTGCCACTCCACCGAAAGCCACACGTTCCCGAAATGACGAAGCGACCCGTTTGGCCCAATGGAAAATTCTCGACAAGACAAAAAAAACGGCCGACTAAAATAGGACCCGTTCCGAGAAGAACGGAGCCCCGCGCTGCGGCACGGAACAAAACCGCCGCGATTTTGCCAAAATCGTGGGCCGGGGATATTTCGACCTCGCGCTCCTTTCGCCACGTTTCGCCGCTGACCGAAAGTTAACTCCCTCGCGAGCCGCGAAACCGCTTTCGCGTCGTGCAGCGATCGCCAGAACAGCTGGGGGTCCGGGCGAGaggagttaatttttttttttcgactcgtGTCCAATTATAGTCATTTCGTATCCATTTCAACGAGCGTTTGTCGCGAAACGAGGCCATAGACGTTAAAAAGAAGAGGGAAAGAAACGTGTTACGAACCAGCGAGACACGAAAGGAAAAACACAAATGAGAAaagcgtgcatttttttttcttctctacaaCCTCCTTGCGTCctggtttttcttcttcttaCCGCGTTCTTGTTTTCTCCCAGCATTTCGCAGCGCACAGCGAGGTCTCGCTCAGAGGCATTCCAGCCCTCGTTTCGAGGAAAAAAAATGCGCGAAATCGAGCCGCCGCTGCGATGAGCCAGCGAGGTGTTGACGAAGCGCTTAGCTACTGCACTGCCCACCATGCACAGGCTGTCGTGAGaaaccagatttttttttttccctccatcACGAGAGAGCGCTCAATCGATGAGGAGTTTTACCGTAGCTTTCGGAGGTTCGCTCGGAGCAGCAGCCAACGgagaggcgagagagagagagtgagaaaagtGTGGTGAACGGAGTCAGTCGCCGAGGCGGCCGCGGATGCTGCGATTTCGGAGACGAACGGAACGATCGTAGTGACCCGGGATCGCCGTGGCGAGTTGCACGGACGCCGTAGTCTGCGCTAGGCACCAGCGATCGGCGAAAACTGTTCTTGACGCGCGCGAGAGATGTCGAAAGAGATCTTACCTAACAGGATGCTCGACGGCCAGCGGCACCATCCATGCTGGATCTGTGGTGGAGAAAGGGAAAAGTAAACATCAAGGCTGGCGGCAAAACGAACGAGGCGACGCCAGCGCGTGTTTTTCGAACTTCCCGCAAATGTTATTTCAGTTTTAAAACGAGTGTATGTTTTGTATTAAAAAATATAAGGTTGACTTTTTTATAGAACAATAAAGCATTGACTTTGGTATTTAATTTTGTAAAACGCGCGTTTGAGTTTACCCAACAATATATATTGTAGAGTAGGCATAGGGTAAATGATGCTATTTGTCCATGAATTGTGCAAATACATTGCGTTCGATTTTAATATTTTTTCACTACAATATATGACGTCACATTTTGCCAAGCCAGAAGTAGGGTAGAGTAGTGGACTCTTCGAACGCACCAAGCGGCACACAGCCGCCGCCATCTGACAGACGTGCAGGAAAAGCGAAGCTTCTGTGCTGTTTATGAGCAAACGTGCAGCGATACTCGCTTGTATAGCGCCTGTGTGTCATTCGCAGCCCCATTACAGTTCACATTGTGAATGTACAATGCACTTGCAGCTTTACACTTCGAGTTTAATCCGCTGAGTGGAAGTGAGAAACGGCGCGATTCGGCCGGCTAACCGCCACGACAGGCTGTTTTCTTCTGCAGACATGGTAAGTTCGGGGCACAAAACATAATGAAACAGTGAATGCCATGTTACGTTATTTGTTGATACTTAGCCACACGGAGCACCcccgaataatttttttttgtcatgtgtgTCACGTATGTACGCACGAGTATCGTTTACAGTAGCGCGACTCGGCCGACTATGACCATatcggaaaaagaaaaaaaaaagcttggccaAAGATGAGGTTACCGCGCTCAAAACGTAAACGGGAAGCGACAATTTAAACAATAAATCACCTTACTGTGTCAGGCACGTCTATTTCTTGACTGGGCAAGCTCCGGTGAGAGCAGTGGGCCACGTACTGCTTTTCGGTAGATGCGACCGCGTCGTACACGAGAACGGCTCACCGCAGCCACTCGCATTAAGAGCCGTAGACGCTGCCGTTCTCGTCTAGGAACTCTGGGCTGCCTTTGCTGAGGCACGCGACGGCGCAGTGCCGAAGGAAAACAACGAAGCTGCGGCGCCAACCGTTTTCGGAGTTGTCGCGAGCTTCAAAAACGACCGCTTTCGACTTTTAGCGATATGAACTAAACTCGCAGCCGTGAAGACCGACGCTCACTGCAGGCTCCTAACACATTGCACCATCTTTGAAGTGCAAAAAGCTGCACAAAAatgcacattcagaactccagccGGCTGTCAACAATGCAAAACGCGGCCATGCGAGTGGTGGTGCAGACGACGCGAGGCGCCAGTGTGCCCATCTATTCCCACAACACCTTGGAAAAGCACGTGacttccgccacattttttaggTTCGTTCGATTCGCCTGTATCACATGACACAcgtcacgaggtgctgcaccttgccattcgtttttGTGGTGCAGCATGGACGACCTCTGAGCCCGGTCATTCGGTTTAAAAGGTGCAaaaaataaggcctgcaccttgtctGCACATCTTTTGGTTCGGGTGTCGTACATGTGCCTGTACCACCGGTTctgattggtgcaggtgaatccaATAGACTGTTTCGCTCTGCTGCAAGGGCCTCTCCTTAGCATTCTTTCCTCCGTGTTTCGTGACGTGCGCTATTTACAGCTACTATAACGCACATTTTTGGCAAATttagaatgattttttttttgcttgtgacAAAAATATGATGCTGCTTCATGCCTGCTTCAGCCAGCGGGTGACAAAAGCAGTCTAGTAGTTTTAATAAGTGACGTCATCTATTTGTAACTGACTAACATGTGCGGAATATTTTGACACATCTCGCCGCACCCAACGAACACTCGGCCGCGTTTTTCTCGAGTTTCGTGTTGCGCGAATCCTCGAAAAGTTTGTCATGTACACAGACGACGGTGACGACGAAAGCGATATCTTCAAGAAGGACTTCAAGTACTACAAAAGGAAAGCCGTGCGGCCCGACTTGTCCGACGTGATCGATTTCGAGAGGCCCCACGAATTTCCCGTCGAAGTGCGCGCGCGGTTGCAGACGACGCCGGACTGCGGCGAAGTCGGCCTCGTCGACAAGGGTGAGTTGCTGTGCTACGCCGTGCGCGCTAATCGGGGTCTGTTGGTGATACCCAATCCTTTCACGCCGCGTGGCCAACGGCAGTGGGTGAGCAGAACGTTGCGTTCATACCCGCAACCGCCAAACTGCACCAATCTGAAAACGCTGAAGCCGCCGGACGTGTTTCCCGCGTCGCCGCAACTCGACGACTTTTACAAGAACCTCCGGTGGGTCACGCTGGGCCTGCACCACGACTGGGACTCCAAGGTGTACGACCTCGGGAACGCGACCACCTTTCCGAGTTGCCTCGGCGCGTTGGCCAAGAAGCTGGCGACGTTGCTGGGTTactcgggattcgaacccgaagCCGCGATCGTCAACTACTACGCCATGAACTCGACCTTGAGCGGCCACGTCGACCGTTCCGAATTCGACCTCGGTTCGCCCCTGTTCTCCATAAGTTTTGGACAGACTGCGGTGTTCCTCATCGGAGGGGCGACCAAAAACGTCAAGCCGACGGCCATGTTCCTGAAGAGCGGCGACGTCGTCGTAATGACGGGCGAATCTAGAGTGGCCTACCACGCCGTGCCGCTGGTGCTGCCGCGTGAGGATGGTGGCGCGCCGTGGAACTATGTTGCAGATGGTGACGCAGATAGTGACTGGAGCGCTGAGGCCGAGTACTTGGCAAATCACAGAATCAATCTAAACGTGAGGCAGGTGTTCGAGAAGAGCTGATGGGTCGCTGGTGCGCGCAGTAAATACATGGGCTAGTGTCGGTGCCACATGTGATCATGGCACCTTATCTGCAGCTTCACATAGCTCAGGTTGCACCAGAGGCCCACAGTATTGCATATCAAAACTGGTCTACACTATGAAAAGAACGTCATCGTGTCAGTGTTGTTGCACCGTGCTCTCTGATTCAGATGTTGTACTCGTAATATATGGCTGCCACTAATTTTGGCACTATACTGGTTGGCACTGTAGGGTGATCAAGCTTATTGCAGCAAACAATGAAAGTGAGAGCCATAGTCATGCATTCTGGTTGAAGTTTATCACCCAGTGATCATGGACGGCAATTAAGAAATATTAACTACATTTAGGTTGATCAGCATTGAAATAATGTACTGGAACTGTACACGCACCTGCTGGTATATACAAGGCACAGCCTTTTGACTCCTGCATTGTGGATCACTCAAGCTTGCACATATCAGGTGAATATGAAAAAATCCCTCTGAAGTAGAAAGCAGCTCGATATAGTGCAAACATTTCAAACACGACAACCATCAAGTTCAGAACATGTTTGAAGTGAGCAGAGCAACATTCATCAAAGGTACGAATGGCAAGAGTAACGCTACGACATCTGTACTTAAAAATCGGTGCTGTTTCGAGCTGTTGCACTGCCTTCAAGGGGCAGCTTTTACTTTCTAGACCTTGACGAAGTTTCATTTTTATTAAATTGATTGTAAGTAAACACTGTATGAATGCAGGCTATCCAAGCAATCCTGGCAAAAGCTGCATGGCTGTCAAGTCTAATTTCAAGTATGATAATAGAAATTATAATACTTGAAATAACATCTAAGCCTACATGTACAACTTGGCTGATATCAAATTAGTTTCATCATGCCTACAACACCATCATTTTTAAGCTGACTGCATGAACTGGAGGGTAATGCCAAGAAGGCACTTTAGTTCATGTGGTACTTTTTATAAGCTGTAacggtgttttatttttttactttctatATTGGAAATATTGTTCGCGCTGAAGCAGCAGcaaagaagcttgctgaacgcattcagctggcgggtgaatcatacacctcgtacattgaggatgttcttgcctGGTGCAAGCGTGTAAATTCAGTTATGCCTCAAAGCAAAcaaatacgccatattatcaaaggcataaataccatcgcattcaacgcccttgtgtcgcaaaaccctaccacgacttaagatgtcatcaccatttgccagagactagaagaacttcagtctcttcgtctttgccatgatgcctcggacatttgtcttcctcataagtggtggaggtgctgggtatccgGCGGCagcgagattcgaacccacgacctcccaCAGCCGAGGCGGACACTCTACCACGAGGCCACGGCTGCGGTAGGTCGATTTCTCACGACGTACCAATATTTGTTTTATGGAACTTTTCGCTGCAAATGGCACTCGTGCCTCAAGTCAGAAAATCTATGAAGCATAAATCGGAAATATATAAAGCAATCGATCGACTCTGTGTCTACACCGCCTGTTCTCACTCTTTTTGCAAAGCTTGAAATTTCGTTGCACTAGGCTTTTAACTGATGCTCAATTTCACATATGCAAGAAGATGAGCACCTGGCAACTAATCTCTAAATCTACTTGGTCAATGGTTCAGTGACAATCATTTAGTGAACTTGGAAAGAGGTTTCTTTGGTCAACCTACTTGGCTAAGTTACTCAGGCTGGAATTAAGTTGAGGCACTCCGGCTGAGGACATATTTGCCTCCGGGTTACGTTGTGCCAAATTTGTATCATTATGAACACACCTCTTTGGAGATTGGAAGTTAAAGCGATTAATGTAAATTTGAAGTTATTTTCAAAGATGTATGACTGTATAAGATAACTTGAATTACGTTGTAGCACTTTGCCTAtctggaggttttttttttttttctttccataaaGGCTTTGCTGGTTTTTTTCTACTTCAACTGCAAATCCCATTTTTGTCTGACACAATCTTCCTATGGACTTTTCGCCCACACATAAAATTCTGTGTGTGTGCGAAAAATTCAACACTGTCATTATGTCCACCTGATTGCATTGTTTACACACTTCATTCACCTATCTACACGCTTTCctcttcccccctttttttcatcATTTGTTCTATCATCTTTCACAAATAGGCATTGTCAAATTCACAGCATGAGCATAAAGACTGTTTCCACTGCCTCATTGCCTTAGGGTAAACAAAGCATACCAGCCACATTTACATGGCGTGCATGTCAGCTGAGTCTAGTGTGTGGCGTTTGCCTTCTTTCAAAAATTTGTCAACTACGGTTGAAAAATCAAGTATGTTAACAACGTTTCAAGACATTGAGTTCAGTGCAATAATGGCACCTGCTATATTGCTGGCATTAGTTTCGGAACTACGAGTAATGCCAACGAGGTAATGAATGCATGGGAAAGTAGCTCATAGCAGGGTTTCTAGGAATTCGAGccattttcattgcttctctttttgCTATCCATATGATATCATAAACTATGATGCTTGTGGGCAAAGGCAAAAACTGCCTTGGTCTTGCGATTGGCATGGCCCCCTCcgttgtcagtttttttttttcatttgtgctgGATAAATCAGCTAGAATAGCCAGAATCAGCAATCAAGCTATCGGCAAACAAAGCAGTTAATAGAACGCAAAATGAGTACTGTATTTTATTGAAAAACTGCACTTGACTGACAGAAACGTACAGGAACAGCGCACACGTTTGAGGCTTTGCCGTCTCGGCAAAAGATAATTAAACACAGTCACGTTACATTATTACACGTCGTTGTGAACATATACATGTTGAAAAATGTTCAACTTTTATTTGACGAGTGCCCCTTGGAAACGACCGCTGCAATGATACTGGCGGAACAGGCAAGTGCGACGACCTTGACACCGTCTGGTAACTGCGGTGCCGGATGTATCTCTTCTGGTTTGTTGCCTGACTTCAGATGTTTCCACTGCACGAATTTTGTGCCTGCAAAGTAGTAGAACGCATAGGCACACCGAAAGTGCTGCTAAACAGCACCACTTTGACAACATTGTGCACAAGCCAAGAAGGCAGATACGTTCATACAAAGGTGAAGACAAAGTGGTCAGTTACAATCAAACAAGGAAGATTTCCAATGCTTACGTTCTGACAGGGAGGTTTGTCTTGTCTTTGTTAGTGTTGATACTTTATTTGAAGATCTAGTGGGGATGAAAGTCAGTTCACTATAGTCTGATACAACTTAAAAAGTCTGCAAAGGCCTTGACCGTGCAACTGTAGCATGACAGCCGATTGGCTCCGGGACTAAAGAAATAGTCCCCCTCATGCACTAGTCTATTTACTTTGAAGGTGGGTTCACACAACCTCCAGCTCATGCCATCAATCTGAAGTGCGCAAGCTTGTATGCATCTGCCTTTGAGGAGGAAACGCCATGAACTTCTGAAGTTATATCCAGCTATAGTACTACAAAATTTTAAAGAACTGCTTGCTATCGAACAACATTTTAGAACTATAAAGATTAAAGCAGGGAATGTCATTATAATTCTGTCCTGCAAGATGTTGCACCATGAAAGTTAATGCCAGCTGTTTATGTTCACATCATTAAGTATGACACGGTTGTAGTACTTGCAATGTTCATACTTGTTAGCCACAGTGGCTTGGATTTGTAGATGAGGCACTGCTTTTGCCTCTGGGAGATAGCAAAGCTGCCTGATATAGTCTTGGGACATGTTTACAGCTTATAAGACATGTTAATGTGAAGCATTGCATTcccggaccacctggggttctttaacgtgcagatttgggtgcacgttaaagaaccccaggtggtcgaaatttctggagccctcctctacggcgtctctcataattatatggtggtttttgggacgttaaaccccacatatcaatcaatcaattcccgGACGCCCCTGGGTTGATTGAATGCAGGAGTGACACTTTTTGAACAGTTGGGCGCATGCATTGAATGTTGTACATATAGTGTGTGCTTGCTCTTTTCGCTTGCTGGTACACTAAGAATATGTGAACCATTTATATAAGTTGACATCAAAGGTTGAACTTGGCATTTTGGAAAAAAATAATTCTGAAGCTACAGAAGATGCTTATCAAAGCCAGCGATAGCTATCTTTTTTAACCTCTGTCTGCTAATTCTTATATCTCTTGTAAGTGATGACACGTTGCAGGCACATCTGCAGACCCACCAAGTAGCTGCTTTGCTGCCATTCGCAATGCCAACTAGTTAATTCTACACCACATTATGTCATCTCCCAGTCATTTAACCCCAGCTAAGCTtagtagcagcagcagctagCCCGAGTATCACGGCTGCAACTTCCTCGCTGTGGACATCCATCACTTGGCTGCACTTGATGCCGAAGTGTCATCTGTTGTGGATTGCGCACCACCATTTTGAGAATATTCATTATGTACCCTTAGTGTCAGCTTAGCTGGTCCATTCAGGTGGCAAGGATGATGGGCCAACAATGCGCATACACCAATATACCACGAGAAAAATGCCGAAGTTTTACAATCGGCCCTCTGTATACATAGCAGCTGTGTCTGGTTGCTTGGCAATACAGCAGCCAGTGTGTAATGAATACCCAGGTGTTTTAAAGTTAGTGGGCAGCTTGGCTTattaggtatgtgccacagcatCGGTTGACTATTCAGAGTGGTTGTAAATTTGTGCCAACTCTGCACACCGCGTTGGACTAAGATTAAAAACCTGTACTAGTGAAAGGAAATGTTATATTGCTGTATATGGCTTTACTTTCTGCAGTCACAAACTATTCTTCagtctggcaaaaaaaaaaaaaaggattcgtGAACTGGAATTTACATTAAGATGGCCAAAAGTAAACTTACAATGTTAATACTGACTGTTGGcattaaaaaaaagcttgaaaaaattcatGATTAACAGAGCCTGAGGCTGTCTTAAAAGCATAATAGCAGTTAGACCGATATTACGATGCTAGCTGTACCATGTGCACTTTTGGTTGTATTGTAACTGCACATATTGGTTTCACATTTCATTGACATAATGAAATATTACGGAATAGATTTTTTGCTAAGTGCACTCAAACCAAAATACAACGAAATATTctttataatgaagtaaatgaaaaatagcttTTCAGTAAACAGCATTAGAAATATGCCTTTAAACAAATTTTAGGTTATTACAAACTTAATTt
This genomic interval from Rhipicephalus microplus isolate Deutch F79 chromosome 10, USDA_Rmic, whole genome shotgun sequence contains the following:
- the AlkB gene encoding alpha-ketoglutarate-dependent dioxygenase AlkB produces the protein MYTDDGDDESDIFKKDFKYYKRKAVRPDLSDVIDFERPHEFPVEVRARLQTTPDCGEVGLVDKGELLCYAVRANRGLLVIPNPFTPRGQRQWVSRTLRSYPQPPNCTNLKTLKPPDVFPASPQLDDFYKNLRWVTLGLHHDWDSKVYDLGNATTFPSCLGALAKKLATLLGYSGFEPEAAIVNYYAMNSTLSGHVDRSEFDLGSPLFSISFGQTAVFLIGGATKNVKPTAMFLKSGDVVVMTGESRVAYHAVPLVLPREDGGAPWNYVADGDADSDWSAEAEYLANHRINLNVRQVFEKS